From Chloroflexota bacterium, the proteins below share one genomic window:
- a CDS encoding nitroreductase family protein: MDLATVDKLLTTTHSVRKRLDLTRPVEPEIIERCIEIATHAPSGSNQQGWHFFVLTDAAKRAQVAEYYRTSWTAYNARRFSAAAASNDSYVQQTLRVRDSACIEGRPSDPSPAAQAGFYGSILPAAWSFMLALRARGLGAAWTTLHLPYERQVAELLGIPDNITQAALMPVAYFTGTDFKAAERLPARERTHWNRWGARR, from the coding sequence ATGGATCTCGCAACCGTTGACAAACTGCTGACGACGACCCATTCCGTGCGCAAGCGCCTCGACCTGACACGCCCGGTCGAGCCGGAGATCATCGAGCGCTGCATCGAGATCGCGACCCACGCGCCGAGCGGCAGCAACCAGCAGGGCTGGCATTTCTTCGTGCTGACCGACGCCGCCAAGCGCGCGCAGGTGGCCGAGTACTACCGCACGTCATGGACCGCGTACAACGCGCGGCGTTTCAGCGCTGCGGCGGCAAGTAACGACTCGTACGTTCAGCAGACGCTGCGAGTGCGCGACTCGGCGTGCATCGAGGGGCGACCCAGCGATCCGTCACCGGCGGCGCAGGCGGGTTTCTACGGCTCCATCCTGCCGGCGGCGTGGTCGTTCATGCTGGCGTTGCGCGCGCGCGGGCTTGGCGCGGCGTGGACGACGCTGCATCTGCCGTATGAGCGGCAGGTCGCGGAGCTGCTCGGCATCCCTGACAATATCACGCAGGCCGCGCTGATGCCGGTTGCTTACTTTACGGGCACGGACTTCAAGGCGGCCGAGCGGTTGCCGGCACGCGAGCGCACGCACTGGAACCGCTGGGGTGCGCGCCGCTAA
- a CDS encoding formylglycine-generating enzyme family protein, translating to MPTATGTPTPTATRVPPTVTGTATARPTATLDPTLKTGQTIERGGATMVMVPAGEFLMGSRGDPYAFKHETPQHRVYLDAYWLDRTEVTNALYARCVAGGACQAPRQFRSATRTDYYANPQFAEFPVLYVSWTDAKQFCAWAGKRVPSEAEWEKAARGPDGSVYPWGDAFDASRLNSAEGGPGDTVRVGSHPTGASVYGALDMAGNAWEWIADFYDGNYYALSPPANPRGPADGPPPSEAIGVMRGGAWNNNLRAVRGANRLNYFQRHVGFEAGIRCAANP from the coding sequence GTGCCGACGGCTACGGGCACGCCAACGCCGACCGCGACGCGGGTGCCTCCCACCGTGACGGGCACAGCGACAGCGCGTCCGACCGCCACGCTCGATCCGACGCTCAAGACGGGGCAGACGATCGAGCGCGGAGGCGCGACGATGGTGATGGTTCCGGCCGGCGAGTTTCTGATGGGCAGCCGCGGCGACCCGTATGCATTCAAGCACGAGACGCCCCAGCATCGCGTGTACCTCGATGCCTACTGGCTCGATCGCACGGAGGTGACAAACGCGCTGTACGCCCGCTGCGTGGCGGGGGGGGCATGCCAGGCGCCGCGCCAGTTCCGTTCGGCCACGCGCACGGACTATTATGCCAACCCGCAGTTCGCTGAATTCCCGGTGCTCTACGTCTCGTGGACCGACGCGAAGCAGTTTTGTGCGTGGGCCGGCAAGCGCGTTCCGAGCGAGGCCGAGTGGGAAAAGGCGGCACGCGGTCCCGACGGCAGCGTCTACCCGTGGGGCGATGCCTTTGACGCGAGCCGGCTGAACAGCGCCGAGGGCGGACCCGGCGATACGGTGCGAGTCGGGAGCCACCCGACAGGCGCCAGCGTCTACGGCGCGCTGGATATGGCCGGCAACGCGTGGGAATGGATCGCCGACTTCTACGATGGCAACTACTACGCGCTCTCGCCGCCGGCCAACCCGCGCGGCCCGGCCGATGGCCCGCCGCCGTCCGAGGCGATCGGCGTGATGCGCGGCGGCGCATGGAACAACAACCTGCGCGCCGTGCGCGGCGCGAACCGGCTCAATTACTTCCAGCGACACGTCGGCTTTGAGGCCGGCATCCGCTGCGCGGCCAACCCATAA